A genomic stretch from Myxocyprinus asiaticus isolate MX2 ecotype Aquarium Trade chromosome 24, UBuf_Myxa_2, whole genome shotgun sequence includes:
- the emilin3a gene encoding EMILIN-3, producing the protein MRVQCFLQFWILLSAVVTVTAFHPQPNQFSLYSGPPPQYGSPKPAARHKNHCAYVVEKTVSFTVQGGAAPFVKAEYNKCAWGQKCPALNRYRMFYKPMYKVAYKTLTELEWKCCPGYGGVGCTAVYGMKARPTFKGPMPAQKGPMKSFKGPVPAQNGPMPTFKGPMPVQKGPMPSFKGPMPVQKGPMPPFKGPMPAQKGPVHSYKGPMPAQKGPRPSVKGPYPSKKGPMPYFKEQMPQHNYDVNPWNQPQAPSNRMNGYPGPNTGPTFRDTSFEDYPDRQGPEIYRSELMPEPENPGHDLIPEGPEPITDYQDPQPENHGTIPERSETEPVPNAQTHSSGSETSLDHDENSIEDERLDRLEEDVQRLSLGLETLRGTVTGLENSLRASLREDANRMLTALISAAPSPIAAPSLSRDSSVGFGDLPGGAPDIKGSDVMGQFPNLVDLAERVSELGAELVAKTSELAELKGAVLGHNNTLQSLSDGSGNLTQADFQKVLETLVESKMREARVAILDGFEKRVESAEERCEGRVAEVRLQCKDELLNGQDQTEKVLDIRVTGLRTELQKLQAQLQGLEPEEGCCIAVSGVTERVVYLEKSVGGLNESQIHLSAELDGHKDHIEGMLEGRLGYVEDKLNVAINQEDANVSKKVPSSIEAQIETKLKALENRLLAAVEELGNVTSPALLEGQAVPILESEVELLRKKVEEDLDHVQEQLRSIEVHCTSSCVPQPVLTGYAAPLATEEERGEEIHMKLDGKLDLQAERLNRLNTTLSNLLIQLAEKQEEAGLQDEVTLLKVTVNSVNRSLCGLQESLGSVIKEVGHTNLTWQEREERLAQQVKGVVQLVGQQASMLGTGERRLTHLKGELHNLRRRVSGDLQGCRTTALGVQKEVTEVGGRVTRVEGQCGGLAHLAEDLEKIRGELERHSDGYLSHVNSTLLNHSHQLSELRDSLQNCTGPSGFTRIAGDNLLSTTQNRAEHHTTEPTHPRRDQFAAPTQDRGD; encoded by the exons ATGAGGGTGCAGTGTTTTCTCCAATTCTGGATTCTCCTGAGTGCTGTTGTGACTGTGACAGCTTTTCACCCTCAACCCAACCAATTTAGCCTCTACTCTGGACCCCCACCACAATACGGCTCCCCAAAACCAGCTGCCAGGCATAA GAACCACTGTGCATATGTTGTGGAGAAGACTGTCTCATTCACTGTTCAGGGTGGAGCAGCACCCTTTGTGAAGGCAGAGTACAACAAGTGTGCCTGGGGTCAGAAATGCCCAGCTCTAAA CAGGTATCGCATGTTCTATAAGCCCATGTATAAAGTGGCATATAAGACTCTGACTGAGCTGGAGTGGAAATGTTGTCCTGGATATGGAGGTGTTGGTTGTACTGCAGTCTATGGAATGAAAGCAAGGCCCACTTTCAAAGGACCAATGCCTGCACAGAAGGGTCCTATGAAATCTTTTAAAGGGCCAGTGCCTGCACAGAATGGTCCTATGCCTACTTTCAAAGGGCCAATGCCTGTTCAAAAGGGCCCAATGCCTTCCTTTAAAGGGCCCATGCCTGTGCAGAAGGGTCCTATGCCTCCTTTCAAAGGGCCCATGCCTGCACAGAAGGGTCCTGTGCATTCTTATAAAGGGCCCATGCCTGCACAGAAGGGTCCTAGACCTTCAGTTAAAGGTCCTTATCCCTCTAAAAAGGGTCCAATGCCTTATTTTAAAGAGCAAATGCCCCAACACAACTATGATGTGAACCCCTGGAATCAACCTCAGGCACCATCTAATAGAATGAATGGATACCCAGGCCCTAATACTGGGCCCACTTTCCGAGACACCTCATTTGAAGATTATCCGGACCGCCAGGGGCCTGAAATATATCGTTCTGAACTAATGCCAGAACCTGAAAATCCTGGCCATGATCTAATTCCTGAAGGTCCTGAGCCAATCACAGACTACCAGGATCCTCAGCCAGAAAACCATGGCACTATACCAGAACGCAGTGAGACAGAGCCTGTTCCCAATGCACAGACGCACTCTAGTGGTAGTGAAACAAGCCTAG ATCATGATGAGAACAGTATCGAAGATGAACGACTGGATAGGTTAGAGGAGGATGTGCAGAGACTCTCACTTGGTCTTGAGACTCTCCGTGGAACAGTGACAGGCCTGGAGAACAGCTTGCGTGCTTCCCTCCGTGAAGACGCCAATCGGATGTTGACTGCACTCATTTCTGCTGCTCCTAGCCCTATTGCTGCTCCATCTCTATCCAGAGATTCTTCCGTGGGTTTCGGAGATCTGCCTGGAGGTGCACCGGATATTAAAGGTTCAGATGTGATGGGGCAGTTCCCAAACCTGGTTGATTTAGCTGAAAGGGTATCAGAGCTGGGAGCGGAGCTAGTTGCAAAGACATCTGAGCTGGCAGAGTTGAAAGGGGCAGTGTTGGGTCACAACAACACCCTTCAAAGTCTATCAGATGGGTCAGGGAACCTGACTCAAGCTGACTTCCAAAAAGTCCTTGAGACACTGGTGGAGTCCAAAATGAGAGAGGCTCGGGTGGCAATCCTAGACGGGTTTGAAAAGAGAGTGGAGAGTGCTGAGGAGCGATGCGAAGGTCGGGTGGCAGAGGTGCGGCTCCAGTGCAAGGACGAACTTTTGAATGGACAGGATCAGACTGAGAAAGTCCTAGACATAAGGGTGACAGGATTGAGGACAGAACTTCAAAAACTCCAAGCTCAGCTTCAAGGCCTGGAACCTGAAGAGGGTTGCTGCATTGCAGTGTCTGGTGTAACTGAAAGGGTAGTTTATCTGGAGAAATCAGTGGGTGGCTTGAATGAATCCCAAATACACCTCAGTGCCGAACTTGATGGACACAAGGACCATATAGAGGGCATGTTAGAGGGCCGGCTAGGCTATGTTGAAGACAAGCTGAATGTTGCAATTAATCAAGAGGACGCTAATGTTAGCAAAAAAGTGCCTAGCAGCATAGAGGCACAAATTGAGACAAAGCTAAAGGCTCTTGAAAATCGTCTCTTGGCTGCTGTGGAAGAGCTCGGTAATGTCACTTCACCAGCCTTGCTAGAGGGTCAGGCTGTACCCATCCTGGAATCTGAAGTAGAATTACTCAGAAAAAAAGTGGAGGAGGATTTGGATCATGTTCAGGAGCAGCTCAGATCCATTGAGGTCCACTGTACGTCATCATGTGTTCCACAACCTGTTCTTACAGGATATGCAGCTCCTTTGGCAACTGAGGAGGAAAGAGGTGAGGAGATTCACATGAAACTGGATGGGAAACTTGATTTACAAGCAGAGAGATTGAACCGCCTCAACACCACCCTATCTAATCTTCTCATCCAATTGGCGGAGAAACAGGAAGAGGCTGGTCTTCAGGATGAGGTGACCCTCCTGAAAGTCACTGTGAACTCTGTTAACAGATCTCTCTGTGGCTTGCAAGAGTCACTTGGTTCTGTGATCAAAGAGGTGGGCCACACCAACCTTACCTggcaagagagagaagagaggctTGCGCAGCAGGTGAAGGGTGTGGTGCAGCTGGTGGGACAACAggcatctatgttgggcactggGGAACGAAGGTTGACCCATCTGAAAGGGGAACTCCACAATCTGCGGCGCAGAGTGTCCGGAGACCTCCAGGGTTGCCGCACCACTGCCTTAGGTGTCCAGAAGGAGGTGACTGAAGTCGGAGGTCGTGTTACCCGTGTAGAGGGCCAGTGTGGAGGCCTGGCACACCTAGCTGAAGACCTGGAGAAAATTCGGGGAGAACTGGAGAGACACTCTGATGGGTATCTGTCTCATGTTAATAGCACCCTTCTTAACCATTCTCACCAGCTGTCCGAGCTCAGAGATAGTCTCCAAAACTGCACTGGACCATCTGGGTTTACCAGGATAGCAGGGGACAATTTGttatctacaacacaaaacagggCAGAACACCACACAACAGAACCAACCCATCCAAGAAGAGACCAGTTTGCAGCCCCCACACAGGACAGAGGTGACTAG